A single window of Acinetobacter wuhouensis DNA harbors:
- a CDS encoding alpha/beta hydrolase — MKINPALKQYFTESILKSSFKFPSRFNLPPATARFGIEQLSRFIPQRKDVHIRSLRVAGIRAEEIKPQAHSTQLIFHIHGGAFFVGSLKTHRAFLSEVAARTQMQVFHLDYPLAPENKFPEAGDAIYDVYQQLLDQGILPKDIIISGDSCGANLALALALRLKEEDPKQLPSALILMCPFLDLTLTGESLRYNQNLDALLSIEALEAGIDFYVPKHLDPSLPPLSPIFGDLEGLPPTLVQIGSKEILLSDAQRFEQKATEAGVKVTYKLYTGMWHNFQMFSPWFDEAKRSLADIAEFAHRIDRS; from the coding sequence ATGAAGATCAATCCTGCGTTGAAACAATATTTTACAGAATCAATTCTTAAATCAAGCTTCAAATTCCCGAGTCGTTTTAACCTCCCCCCAGCAACCGCACGTTTTGGTATCGAACAACTCTCTCGTTTTATTCCACAACGAAAAGATGTTCACATTCGTTCATTACGCGTAGCAGGTATCCGCGCAGAAGAAATCAAACCTCAAGCACATTCGACCCAGTTAATTTTCCATATTCATGGTGGTGCTTTTTTTGTTGGTTCATTAAAAACTCATCGTGCTTTTTTATCTGAAGTTGCTGCACGAACCCAAATGCAAGTGTTTCATTTAGACTACCCTTTAGCACCAGAGAATAAGTTTCCAGAAGCTGGCGATGCAATTTATGATGTTTATCAACAACTTTTAGATCAAGGCATATTACCTAAAGATATTATTATTTCAGGGGACTCGTGTGGTGCGAACTTAGCATTGGCTTTAGCGCTGCGCCTAAAAGAAGAAGACCCTAAACAGCTTCCAAGTGCATTAATCCTCATGTGTCCATTCTTGGATTTAACCCTGACTGGAGAATCTTTGCGTTATAACCAAAATTTGGATGCCTTGCTCTCTATTGAAGCACTCGAAGCAGGAATTGACTTTTATGTACCTAAACATTTAGATCCATCACTTCCACCGCTATCACCTATTTTTGGAGATTTGGAAGGGCTTCCACCAACACTGGTACAAATTGGATCAAAGGAAATTTTACTGTCAGATGCACAACGCTTTGAACAAAAAGCAACAGAGGCAGGGGTTAAAGTCACTTATAAGCTTTATACAGGTATGTGGCATAACTTCCAAATGTTTAGCCCTTGGTTTGATGAAGCGAAAAGGTCATTAGCAGATATTGCTGAGTTTGCACATCGTATTGATCGCAGCTAA
- a CDS encoding ankyrin repeat domain-containing protein: MLSAQQQVFVQALEDLDLAQIQRLLADGFDPNFMEPEKGPAVSIWSDGLFKWWEKICDAYEAGKPLSAEQKAQDLQPHLDILDALIQAKANFYLWDAEECYGPLWDAASAACVPAVQKLLDHKVDSNTRDEEGKTILSSISDLFFDCEFDQIDWSQALPEEKETLELLRSRGAKMSNE; this comes from the coding sequence ATGTTATCAGCACAACAACAAGTCTTTGTACAGGCTTTAGAAGATTTAGACCTTGCCCAAATTCAGCGTTTGCTTGCAGATGGATTTGATCCCAACTTTATGGAACCTGAAAAAGGTCCTGCTGTTTCGATCTGGTCAGATGGATTATTTAAATGGTGGGAAAAAATCTGTGATGCTTATGAAGCTGGGAAGCCTCTGAGTGCTGAGCAAAAAGCTCAGGATTTACAACCACATTTAGATATTTTAGATGCATTGATTCAAGCCAAAGCAAACTTTTATCTATGGGATGCAGAAGAGTGCTATGGTCCTCTTTGGGATGCAGCAAGTGCAGCATGTGTACCTGCGGTACAAAAATTGTTAGATCATAAAGTTGACTCAAATACCCGTGATGAAGAAGGAAAAACCATCTTGTCTTCAATTAGTGATCTATTTTTTGATTGTGAATTTGATCAAATAGATTGGTCACAGGCTTTACCTGAAGAGAAAGAAACTTTAGAGTTACTACGTAGTCGCGGTGCGAAAATGTCCAACGAATAA
- a CDS encoding Spx/MgsR family RNA polymerase-binding regulatory protein, which translates to MLKVYGIKNCNSMKKAFDLLTDLGLNYEFHDYKKQGIDADTVKVWLDNIGQDIVLNKKGTTWKKLTEQEQQLALSSEAELIKALTTHTSLIKRPIINLDEKYIVGFNEDEIRALK; encoded by the coding sequence ATGCTAAAAGTTTACGGAATCAAAAACTGTAATTCAATGAAAAAGGCTTTTGATTTACTCACCGACCTTGGGCTGAACTATGAATTTCATGACTATAAAAAACAAGGGATTGATGCTGATACTGTAAAAGTATGGCTCGACAACATTGGACAAGATATTGTTTTAAATAAAAAAGGGACAACTTGGAAAAAATTGACTGAGCAAGAACAGCAACTTGCTTTATCGAGTGAAGCTGAATTGATCAAAGCGTTAACTACGCATACCAGTTTAATCAAACGCCCTATCATTAATCTAGATGAAAAATATATTGTCGGTTTTAATGAAGATGAAATTCGAGCATTGAAATAA
- a CDS encoding DUF3565 domain-containing protein → MLQKIIGFHLDEEQHWVADLECGHTQHVRHTPPWQNRPWVMTEQGRQEKLGMALECKKCEENNQPSF, encoded by the coding sequence ATGTTGCAAAAGATTATTGGTTTTCATTTGGATGAAGAACAGCATTGGGTGGCTGATCTTGAGTGTGGTCATACTCAACATGTGCGTCATACACCACCTTGGCAAAACCGCCCATGGGTCATGACTGAACAAGGGCGTCAGGAAAAGTTAGGGATGGCGTTGGAGTGTAAAAAATGTGAGGAAAATAATCAGCCTAGCTTTTAA
- a CDS encoding exodeoxyribonuclease III, whose product MIPKSSYPSDQKILRVVSINVNGLRSSVTKGILEWMEKSDADVICMQESRITHEQWTDKFKPEGWHTHLFPAEKSGYAGTAIYSRLPFKSVQNGLGFELADSQGRFITAEFDLGLDKPVHICSLYLPSGSSGDEAQARKDHFLDEYTKILKQWRDEDRSIIVCGDYNIVHKRIDIKNWSGNQKSSGCLPHERAWLDHIYDDLGYVDTFREVRKEAEVYSWWSNRGQARAKNVGWRIDYQACSPDWKQRTLNAWVYKDEWYSDHAPVIIDYQI is encoded by the coding sequence ATGATACCAAAGAGTAGCTATCCAAGTGATCAAAAAATTTTAAGAGTTGTTTCAATTAACGTAAATGGCTTACGTTCTTCCGTCACAAAAGGTATACTTGAATGGATGGAAAAATCAGATGCAGATGTCATCTGTATGCAAGAAAGTCGTATTACCCATGAACAATGGACGGATAAATTTAAACCCGAAGGTTGGCATACCCATTTATTTCCTGCTGAAAAATCAGGCTATGCAGGCACGGCGATCTACAGTCGCTTACCGTTCAAATCTGTACAGAATGGTTTAGGTTTTGAACTCGCCGATAGTCAGGGACGCTTTATCACAGCTGAGTTTGACTTGGGTTTAGACAAACCTGTTCATATTTGCTCTTTATATTTACCTTCAGGTTCATCAGGTGATGAAGCACAAGCACGTAAAGATCACTTTTTAGATGAATATACAAAAATCCTCAAACAATGGCGTGATGAAGATAGATCCATCATCGTTTGCGGTGATTACAACATCGTACATAAGCGCATTGATATTAAAAACTGGTCAGGTAACCAAAAATCTTCTGGCTGTTTACCGCATGAACGCGCATGGCTTGATCACATTTATGATGACTTAGGTTATGTCGATACTTTCCGCGAAGTACGTAAAGAAGCCGAAGTATATTCTTGGTGGTCGAATCGTGGACAAGCACGTGCTAAAAACGTCGGTTGGCGGATTGATTACCAAGCTTGTTCACCAGACTGGAAACAACGCACACTCAATGCTTGGGTCTATAAAGATGAATGGTATAGCGACCACGCCCCTGTCATTATTGATTATCAAATTTAA
- the gshB gene encoding glutathione synthase, which produces MRVLVVMDPIENVNLKKDSTMAMLWAASRRGHELGYALQQDLYIDQGKAFGLISPLKVFEDYNHYYELGEKKKESLADYDVVLMRKDPPFDMNFVYTTYILEQAEREGAWIINKPQSLRDCNEKLFATQFPELQVPTLVTSQQSLIREFLKEHGDVIVKPLDGMGGMGIFRLYQDGVNIGSTIEILTENGTQPIMAQRYIPEIVDGDKRILMINGEPVPYCLARIPQNGEVRGNLAAGGLGEARPLTENDKAIAAKVGPFLKEKGLVFVGLDVIGNYVTEINVTSPTCIREIDTQFGTSIADDLFAVLEAGITLS; this is translated from the coding sequence ATGCGCGTACTTGTTGTGATGGATCCCATCGAAAATGTAAACCTGAAAAAAGATTCAACTATGGCAATGCTATGGGCTGCATCACGTCGTGGACACGAACTTGGCTATGCATTACAGCAAGATTTATATATCGATCAAGGTAAAGCATTTGGTCTGATTTCACCATTAAAAGTATTTGAAGATTACAACCACTATTACGAACTCGGTGAAAAGAAAAAAGAATCACTTGCAGATTATGATGTGGTGTTGATGCGTAAAGATCCACCATTTGACATGAACTTTGTTTATACGACGTATATTTTAGAGCAAGCAGAACGTGAAGGCGCGTGGATTATTAACAAACCACAAAGCTTACGTGATTGTAATGAAAAGCTATTTGCAACACAGTTTCCAGAGTTGCAAGTGCCGACTTTAGTGACCTCACAGCAGAGCCTGATTCGTGAGTTCTTGAAAGAACATGGTGATGTGATTGTGAAACCGCTCGATGGTATGGGGGGTATGGGGATTTTCCGTTTATATCAAGATGGTGTAAATATTGGTTCAACCATTGAAATTCTCACTGAAAATGGCACACAACCGATCATGGCACAACGTTACATCCCTGAAATTGTTGATGGGGATAAACGTATTCTCATGATCAATGGTGAGCCTGTACCCTATTGCTTGGCACGTATTCCACAAAATGGTGAAGTGCGTGGAAACTTGGCAGCAGGTGGTTTAGGTGAAGCGCGCCCATTGACTGAAAATGATAAAGCGATTGCAGCAAAAGTAGGTCCATTCTTAAAAGAAAAAGGCTTGGTTTTTGTTGGTTTGGATGTGATTGGAAATTATGTCACTGAAATTAATGTGACCAGTCCAACCTGTATTCGTGAAATTGATACTCAATTTGGAACGTCAATTGCTGATGATTTATTTGCGGTATTGGAAGCAGGTATAACTTTAAGCTGA
- the pyrE gene encoding orotate phosphoribosyltransferase, with protein sequence MSTPAQFNPQAFIELALSRGVLKFGEFTLKSGRVSPYFFNAGLLNDGEALSLLAQGYADKLTQCNNVEVIFGPAYKGIPFVAATAVALSQVHSVSVPWGFNRKEAKDHGEGGVLVGASVEGKKVWIIDDVITAGTAIREVVTILKNAGATIAGVLVALDRQEKGQGQLSAIQEVQKELEIPVHALITMKDLMDYLDAKGEKDALAKMEAYRVKYGV encoded by the coding sequence ATGTCAACGCCAGCTCAGTTTAACCCTCAAGCTTTTATCGAACTTGCATTATCACGCGGTGTGCTTAAATTTGGTGAGTTTACTTTAAAATCAGGTCGTGTGAGCCCTTATTTTTTTAATGCAGGTTTACTCAACGATGGTGAAGCATTATCACTTTTAGCTCAAGGCTATGCTGATAAATTAACACAATGTAACAATGTGGAAGTGATTTTTGGCCCTGCGTATAAAGGGATTCCTTTTGTTGCTGCTACAGCTGTGGCTTTGTCTCAAGTACACAGTGTAAGTGTGCCATGGGGATTTAACCGTAAAGAAGCCAAAGATCATGGTGAAGGTGGTGTGTTGGTCGGTGCTTCTGTTGAGGGTAAAAAAGTTTGGATTATTGATGATGTAATTACTGCGGGCACAGCGATTCGTGAAGTGGTGACTATTCTGAAAAATGCAGGTGCAACTATTGCAGGTGTATTGGTTGCCCTAGATCGTCAAGAAAAAGGTCAAGGTCAATTGTCTGCAATTCAAGAAGTTCAAAAAGAGTTAGAAATTCCAGTACATGCTTTGATTACCATGAAAGATTTGATGGACTATCTAGATGCTAAAGGTGAAAAAGACGCTTTAGCAAAAATGGAAGCTTATCGCGTTAAATATGGTGTATAA
- a CDS encoding DUF2147 domain-containing protein: MKKIVLALGLLSTAIFAHAADPLNGTTWTTIDDATKKPKAVVKFTEQKNGTLSATIQSILTPGEENACTKCDGAYHNKSLKGVTIVHGLKNVGGKNYDNGSILDPKNGKTYKLKAELAGNQLKLRGYVGISALGRNQVWVRAN; the protein is encoded by the coding sequence ATGAAAAAAATTGTACTTGCATTAGGTTTATTATCAACAGCCATCTTTGCACATGCCGCAGATCCACTGAACGGGACAACGTGGACGACGATTGATGATGCGACGAAGAAACCTAAAGCTGTCGTAAAATTCACTGAACAAAAAAATGGAACTTTGAGTGCAACGATTCAAAGCATTTTGACACCTGGTGAAGAAAATGCCTGTACTAAATGTGATGGGGCATACCATAATAAATCGTTAAAGGGCGTAACGATTGTACATGGGTTAAAAAATGTAGGTGGCAAAAACTATGACAATGGTTCTATTTTAGATCCTAAAAATGGTAAGACCTATAAGCTAAAAGCTGAGTTAGCTGGTAATCAGTTGAAATTACGTGGTTACGTTGGTATTTCAGCACTTGGTCGTAACCAAGTTTGGGTTCGTGCGAACTAA
- a CDS encoding GGDEF domain-containing protein: MRNKIYSERRRKIHSLFNQILKRTFIAKIMQKNQISNNIKIDPDTGIYNQFAINSYLKELHPQVESNFGIILLSIDNLNKIKENFSSQIARKVLASIAQALLKNLRDTDLVGRYSESEFILILSDVNLEQANHIAERLTNLINQSPLKIIGKIIPIQASHGVSISQYNSLSNTVLAQADLALHNTKINHEQFYTSTGLNS, translated from the coding sequence ATGCGTAATAAAATTTATTCTGAAAGACGACGTAAAATACATTCACTCTTCAATCAAATATTGAAGCGTACTTTTATTGCCAAAATCATGCAGAAAAACCAGATCAGCAATAACATTAAAATCGACCCAGATACGGGTATTTATAACCAATTTGCAATTAACTCATATTTGAAAGAATTACACCCTCAAGTTGAATCAAACTTTGGAATTATTTTATTAAGCATCGATAATTTAAACAAAATAAAAGAAAATTTCAGCTCCCAGATAGCCCGTAAAGTTTTAGCATCCATTGCCCAAGCTCTATTAAAAAATCTTCGCGATACAGATCTTGTTGGCCGCTACAGCGAATCAGAATTCATTTTAATTCTCAGTGATGTCAATCTAGAACAAGCCAATCATATTGCTGAACGTCTGACTAACTTAATCAATCAAAGCCCGTTAAAAATCATCGGAAAAATAATTCCGATTCAGGCAAGTCATGGAGTTTCAATTTCTCAATATAACAGTTTAAGCAATACTGTATTGGCACAAGCAGATCTTGCATTGCATAACACAAAAATTAACCACGAACAGTTTTATACCAGTACTGGGCTAAATTCATAA
- a CDS encoding glutathione S-transferase family protein gives MLELFIGDKNYSTWSMRPWLVLQHFAIPFKEHLIPFDHFELDSQFKHSILKINPTGKVPALVDDGFLIWDTLAICEYLAERFPEKYLWPNDFRQRARARSMCAEMHSSFMALRSLCGMNIDADLTNIGAKLWQDNLKLQQDVQRIEQLWSERPSADSFLCSDQFSIVDAFYAPVVMRFVCYGIPISSFSQQYVQKILAVPAVQQWIQEAKAEFRFVECEEPYRTE, from the coding sequence ATGTTAGAATTATTTATTGGTGATAAAAATTATTCCACATGGTCAATGCGTCCATGGTTGGTATTGCAGCACTTTGCTATACCATTCAAAGAACATCTGATTCCTTTTGATCACTTTGAATTAGACAGTCAATTCAAACACAGTATCCTCAAAATTAACCCGACAGGAAAAGTCCCTGCGTTAGTCGATGATGGATTTTTAATCTGGGATACTTTGGCGATTTGTGAATATTTGGCTGAAAGGTTTCCTGAAAAATATCTATGGCCAAATGACTTCCGACAAAGAGCACGCGCTCGTTCAATGTGTGCAGAGATGCATAGTAGCTTTATGGCTTTACGTAGTTTATGTGGAATGAATATCGATGCAGATTTAACAAACATTGGCGCAAAACTTTGGCAAGATAATCTAAAACTACAGCAAGATGTGCAACGTATTGAGCAATTATGGTCAGAACGACCAAGTGCAGACAGTTTTTTGTGTAGCGATCAATTTAGTATTGTCGATGCATTCTATGCGCCAGTTGTGATGCGATTCGTATGCTATGGCATTCCAATATCATCATTCAGTCAGCAATATGTACAGAAAATCTTGGCAGTTCCAGCAGTGCAGCAATGGATTCAGGAAGCAAAAGCTGAATTTAGATTTGTAGAATGTGAAGAGCCTTATCGAACTGAATAA
- a CDS encoding SMI1/KNR4 family protein — protein sequence MQQLWQRLETILKDSHPSLLADLAPPATDSEIADLENQIGAKLPDDFIACLKIHNGQHGKADGLFDGSEFLSISRILQEWSTLKSVLDSGIFDELGIDEDASNNGIKSSMWNLKWIPFISYGNGDIWCLDLDPAEDGEFGQVFQYWYEDCETTKEANNFTEWFTNFIDQLK from the coding sequence ATGCAACAATTATGGCAACGCTTAGAGACAATTTTAAAAGATTCTCATCCATCTCTATTAGCAGACCTAGCTCCACCTGCTACAGATAGCGAAATTGCAGATTTAGAAAACCAAATTGGAGCTAAACTTCCTGATGATTTTATCGCTTGCTTAAAAATACACAACGGACAACATGGTAAAGCAGACGGATTATTTGATGGCTCAGAGTTTTTATCCATTTCACGCATTCTACAAGAATGGTCTACTCTAAAAAGTGTACTTGATAGTGGTATATTTGATGAACTTGGTATAGATGAAGACGCTTCAAATAATGGAATTAAAAGTTCTATGTGGAATTTAAAATGGATTCCTTTTATTAGTTATGGCAATGGTGACATTTGGTGTTTAGACCTTGACCCTGCTGAAGATGGAGAATTTGGGCAAGTATTTCAATATTGGTATGAAGATTGTGAAACCACTAAAGAAGCCAATAATTTTACAGAATGGTTTACAAATTTTATTGATCAATTAAAATAA
- a CDS encoding HPF/RaiA family ribosome-associated protein: MNIEIRTDKNIKNSDRLITYVRDELNQEFQRHSERITQFSVHISDENGDKGGDDDIQCMIELKAAGLKPVVVKHRAKNIDLSLHGAIERVKRSLEHTLEKTENPRGGKLELADADEA, encoded by the coding sequence ATGAATATTGAAATCCGTACAGACAAAAATATTAAAAATAGTGATCGCTTAATTACCTACGTGCGAGATGAGCTAAATCAAGAATTTCAACGCCATAGTGAGCGAATTACTCAATTTTCAGTGCATATCAGCGATGAAAATGGAGATAAAGGTGGGGATGATGATATTCAATGCATGATCGAATTAAAAGCAGCAGGCTTAAAGCCAGTCGTTGTTAAGCATAGAGCAAAAAATATTGATCTATCACTACATGGCGCGATTGAGCGAGTGAAACGTAGTCTAGAACATACCCTAGAGAAAACAGAAAACCCACGTGGTGGGAAATTAGAACTCGCAGATGCTGATGAAGCATAA
- the murG gene encoding undecaprenyldiphospho-muramoylpentapeptide beta-N-acetylglucosaminyltransferase: MTKPQQSTPKHVMMMAAGTGGHVFPALAVAKELQQQGSQVSWLATPTGMENRLLKQHNIPIYQIDIQGVRGNGIVRKVVAPFKILKATLSAMRYMKQLKVDAVAGFGGYVAGPGGLAARLLGIPVIIHEQNAVAGFTNTQLSRIAKTVCEAFPNTFPQREKIVTTGNPVRAEITAIYNPSFRYKERETHVEPLHILIVGGSLGAQALNECVPQALKQLNVPLKVFHQCGQNKQETTQALYADAPENMQVEVQQFIDDMAQAYSNADLIICRAGALTVTEVATAGVAAVFVPLPSAVDDHQTANAKFLEKTGAAKICPQSTMTPDSLKDLLTPLMNRQLLMEMAVKARQQAQPDATLRVVGLIQDL; this comes from the coding sequence GTGACCAAACCTCAGCAAAGCACACCAAAACACGTCATGATGATGGCGGCGGGTACGGGTGGACATGTATTTCCTGCATTGGCAGTTGCAAAAGAGTTGCAACAACAAGGCAGTCAAGTATCTTGGCTCGCAACACCGACAGGTATGGAAAATCGATTATTAAAACAACATAATATTCCTATTTATCAAATTGATATTCAGGGTGTACGTGGCAATGGGATTGTCCGAAAAGTTGTAGCACCTTTTAAAATTTTAAAAGCGACACTGAGCGCAATGCGCTATATGAAACAGCTTAAAGTCGATGCTGTTGCAGGTTTTGGTGGTTATGTTGCAGGTCCTGGTGGGCTTGCTGCTCGCTTATTGGGTATTCCTGTGATTATTCATGAGCAAAATGCGGTGGCAGGTTTTACCAATACGCAATTGTCACGTATTGCCAAAACAGTCTGCGAAGCATTTCCAAATACATTTCCTCAACGTGAAAAAATTGTGACCACAGGAAATCCTGTGCGTGCAGAAATTACAGCGATTTATAATCCATCATTTCGCTATAAAGAACGTGAAACCCATGTTGAGCCTTTACATATTCTCATCGTCGGTGGTTCTTTGGGTGCGCAAGCGTTGAATGAATGTGTACCACAGGCTTTAAAACAGCTCAATGTGCCATTAAAAGTATTTCATCAATGTGGTCAAAATAAGCAAGAGACCACTCAAGCATTGTATGCAGATGCGCCTGAAAATATGCAGGTTGAAGTACAGCAGTTTATTGACGATATGGCGCAAGCTTATAGCAATGCTGATTTAATCATCTGCCGTGCAGGTGCGTTGACTGTAACAGAGGTGGCAACAGCGGGTGTAGCAGCTGTTTTTGTACCATTGCCAAGTGCAGTTGATGATCATCAGACTGCCAATGCAAAATTTTTGGAGAAAACGGGTGCTGCGAAGATTTGTCCGCAAAGTACCATGACTCCAGATTCGTTAAAGGATTTACTGACTCCGTTGATGAACCGCCAATTGTTAATGGAAATGGCGGTGAAAGCTCGTCAACAAGCTCAACCAGATGCAACACTACGTGTGGTTGGTTTAATTCAAGATTTGTAA
- a CDS encoding transporter gives MAILNKITLVLASSLSINAMAAEFSFDRPGAGFGTGITPVGQLAWEQGLPSASYTETTVDGAKEKTVTLNGDMLFRTGLTSSMELQLGWAGPAWTQTKYKGEKHDDSGLGDVSIGIKKAIDLKDDKLSMAVLAQAVIATGNEGFTEEDDIYSIGTSLDYKYNDLVNTGITMNYAVQDGHWSVTAIPTVGYKIAGNLSGFSEFIYSKTESQDYEYGLGSGLIYALNDRTQIDGSIGVDLSGQDRSYTAGLGISFLF, from the coding sequence ATGGCAATATTAAATAAAATCACTTTGGTTCTGGCTTCTAGTCTAAGTATAAACGCAATGGCAGCAGAATTTTCCTTCGATCGTCCTGGAGCAGGTTTTGGGACGGGCATCACTCCTGTAGGTCAATTGGCTTGGGAACAAGGCTTACCAAGTGCAAGCTATACTGAAACCACCGTCGATGGTGCGAAAGAAAAAACAGTTACGCTCAATGGTGACATGCTTTTCCGTACAGGTTTAACTTCTAGTATGGAATTGCAATTGGGTTGGGCGGGTCCTGCTTGGACACAGACCAAATACAAGGGTGAGAAACATGACGACTCAGGTCTTGGTGATGTATCTATCGGGATCAAAAAAGCCATTGATTTAAAGGATGATAAATTATCTATGGCAGTCCTTGCACAAGCTGTTATTGCAACAGGCAATGAAGGCTTCACTGAGGAAGATGATATTTATAGTATTGGGACTTCACTTGATTATAAATATAATGATTTAGTGAATACTGGCATTACCATGAACTATGCGGTACAAGATGGTCACTGGTCAGTCACGGCCATACCGACTGTAGGTTATAAAATCGCAGGTAATCTTTCTGGTTTTTCTGAATTTATTTACTCCAAAACAGAAAGCCAAGATTATGAATACGGTTTAGGTTCAGGTTTGATTTATGCACTGAATGATCGCACACAGATCGATGGAAGCATTGGTGTGGATTTAAGCGGTCAGGATCGTAGTTATACTGCTGGTTTAGGCATTTCATTCCTATTCTAA
- a CDS encoding GGDEF domain-containing protein: MFISDGFLVGIYSPATIFAFVSISGIGIILFNRKFIYIHLFNAFSIAIILMYCTYKNLVPYAPIFSQTLLEHDPQKNLFWVLSMAYFIIPILIACLVLCEVLLSQWRHRESLIQILSQTDPLTNLYNRRSFNEKLSLIQNTHTQYAIILIDIDHFKMINDDFGHHIGDEALKAIAQLLSTLVRSSDIVARYGGEEFIIAMPETSLTIAREVAERCRLAIQNQTLETLTQKKINLTASFGVATSEDETQINKIIHHADQALYRAKAYGRNQVHFHGETNHS; this comes from the coding sequence ATGTTTATTAGTGATGGTTTTTTGGTCGGCATATATAGCCCTGCAACCATCTTTGCCTTTGTATCTATTTCAGGTATCGGAATTATTTTATTTAACCGAAAATTTATTTATATCCATTTATTTAATGCTTTTAGCATTGCAATCATACTCATGTATTGCACTTACAAAAATTTAGTGCCCTACGCTCCCATATTTAGTCAAACATTATTAGAACATGATCCCCAGAAAAATCTATTCTGGGTTTTAAGTATGGCGTACTTTATTATCCCTATCCTGATTGCATGCCTAGTTTTGTGTGAAGTATTGCTCTCTCAATGGCGCCATCGTGAATCATTAATTCAAATTTTGAGCCAAACTGACCCCTTAACCAATCTATATAATCGTCGATCTTTCAATGAAAAATTAAGCCTAATTCAGAATACTCACACACAATATGCAATTATTCTCATTGATATTGATCATTTTAAAATGATCAACGATGATTTTGGTCATCATATTGGTGATGAAGCACTTAAAGCTATTGCCCAACTTCTGTCAACCCTCGTACGAAGTTCAGACATTGTAGCCCGCTATGGCGGCGAAGAATTTATCATTGCCATGCCTGAAACATCACTTACAATCGCACGTGAAGTTGCAGAGCGTTGTCGCCTTGCCATCCAAAATCAGACATTAGAGACACTCACTCAGAAAAAAATCAATCTAACAGCAAGTTTTGGAGTCGCAACCTCAGAGGATGAAACGCAAATCAATAAAATCATTCATCATGCTGATCAAGCTCTATATCGTGCCAAAGCCTATGGACGAAACCAAGTTCATTTTCATGGTGAAACAAACCACAGTTAA